The Candidatus Zixiibacteriota bacterium genome includes a window with the following:
- the meaB gene encoding methylmalonyl Co-A mutase-associated GTPase MeaB — MELLQRFEAGDIRALSRVISRIEDSDEGYRELLGALYRKAGKTLKIGITGPPGAGKSTLVNCLAHAFLARGQRIGIVAIDPSSPFTGGALLGDRVRMNEFPSDGSVYFRSMATRGASGGLSQATNNVTVVLDAFGFNVVLIETVGVGQIELDIVDTCDVTVVAVVPESGDAVQTLKAGLMEIAQIMVVNKADRPGAESVVNDLRQTFKLRKPAEGDWKVPVVSTEAVYNKGIDQLMEKIDAFVEYATVTGKLDQHRRSRLRRMILNILSHRFQREFLDRVAADVGLDKIIDDVCHGKADPYQVSEQLYERFACD, encoded by the coding sequence ATGGAACTGCTTCAGCGATTTGAAGCCGGTGATATCCGCGCGCTCTCTCGGGTGATTTCTCGTATCGAGGACAGCGACGAAGGGTACCGCGAACTGCTCGGCGCTCTTTATCGAAAAGCCGGTAAGACGCTCAAGATAGGAATTACCGGCCCACCCGGGGCCGGTAAATCGACTCTGGTCAACTGCCTGGCCCATGCTTTTCTGGCACGCGGCCAACGAATCGGTATCGTCGCAATCGATCCCTCCTCACCGTTCACCGGCGGTGCCTTGCTCGGTGACCGGGTTCGCATGAATGAATTTCCCTCCGACGGTTCGGTTTATTTTCGTTCGATGGCCACCCGTGGCGCCAGCGGCGGTCTTTCACAAGCCACCAATAATGTAACGGTCGTACTCGATGCCTTTGGCTTCAACGTGGTGTTGATCGAGACGGTCGGTGTGGGACAAATCGAACTGGACATCGTCGATACCTGCGATGTCACGGTCGTAGCGGTTGTGCCGGAATCGGGTGACGCGGTCCAGACGCTTAAAGCCGGATTGATGGAAATCGCCCAAATCATGGTCGTCAACAAAGCCGACCGGCCCGGTGCGGAATCGGTGGTAAACGACTTAAGGCAGACATTCAAACTGCGTAAACCGGCGGAAGGAGACTGGAAAGTCCCGGTAGTGTCAACCGAAGCGGTCTACAACAAAGGGATCGATCAACTCATGGAGAAGATCGATGCCTTCGTGGAATACGCTACGGTTACCGGGAAGCTGGATCAGCACCGCCGTTCACGGTTGCGCCGTATGATCCTTAACATTCTTTCGCATCGTTTCCAGCGCGAGTTTCTCGATCGGGTAGCAGCCGATGTTGGTCTTGATAAAATTATCGACGATGTCTGCCATGGAAAAGCCGACCCATACCAGGTGAGCGAACAGCTCTACGAACGCTTCGCGTGTGATTGA
- the mce gene encoding methylmalonyl-CoA epimerase — protein sequence MLSHIGIAVRRLSEADPQYRLILGCDASHVVEVPDQKVRVAMYEPGGKGTRIELLEPTSPDSPIAKFIEKRGEGLHHICIYVDDIENRLAELKASGARLIDETPRIGAEGGKIAFVHPASAGGVLIELEEKSKSK from the coding sequence GTGCTTTCCCATATAGGTATCGCCGTGCGGCGTCTTTCGGAGGCTGATCCGCAATATCGTCTGATCCTCGGCTGTGACGCCTCCCATGTCGTTGAAGTGCCGGACCAGAAAGTGCGGGTGGCAATGTACGAGCCGGGCGGCAAGGGTACCCGGATCGAGCTGCTGGAACCTACTTCTCCCGACAGTCCGATCGCGAAGTTCATCGAAAAACGCGGTGAGGGATTACATCATATTTGTATTTACGTCGATGATATCGAAAACCGGCTGGCTGAGCTCAAAGCCTCCGGAGCGCGTCTGATCGATGAAACACCGCGAATCGGCGCTGAGGGAGGGAAAATTGCGTTTGTCCATCCCGCCTCAGCCGGCGGCGTATTGATCGAGTTGGAAGAGAAATCCAAATCTAAATGA
- a CDS encoding MBL fold metallo-hydrolase: MRFGEFTINTFVEQRFKLDGGAMFGVIPKKIWQRLIEADEDNLIPMVTNLFVLKAHGKNMLFDAGLGDSLSDKEKKIYGTRGESQLEAGLARLGLNPEDIDYVLLTHLHTDHAAGAVKKIKEEFVPRFPNALYYLSRTEFDLAMTPDERTAAVYIPERLKALKRSGQVHFVECDSQLFPGIRALFTGGHTRGHYALEITSGDTSVFYYADIYCTTAHLKVPYVPGTDLYPVETMRIKRATLPRIVNHNVVMAFDHDVNYPLARITDRGDGLKIEPVTGD, translated from the coding sequence ATGAGGTTCGGCGAGTTTACAATCAACACCTTCGTCGAGCAACGTTTCAAGCTCGACGGAGGTGCCATGTTCGGCGTCATTCCTAAGAAAATCTGGCAGCGGTTGATCGAAGCGGACGAGGACAACCTCATCCCGATGGTCACCAATTTGTTCGTTCTCAAAGCTCACGGCAAGAACATGCTGTTCGACGCCGGGCTCGGCGACAGCCTTTCGGACAAAGAGAAGAAGATCTACGGCACCAGGGGCGAGTCACAACTGGAAGCAGGTCTGGCGAGGCTCGGTCTTAATCCGGAGGATATCGATTACGTGCTGTTGACCCATCTTCATACCGACCATGCCGCCGGGGCGGTTAAGAAAATAAAGGAGGAGTTCGTACCGCGTTTCCCTAACGCCCTTTATTACCTCAGTCGCACCGAATTCGATCTGGCCATGACGCCGGACGAACGCACCGCCGCCGTTTATATTCCGGAACGACTAAAAGCACTCAAACGAAGCGGGCAGGTACATTTCGTCGAGTGTGACAGTCAACTTTTCCCCGGCATCCGGGCGCTGTTTACCGGCGGGCACACCAGGGGACATTACGCGCTCGAAATCACATCGGGCGACACCTCGGTTTTCTATTACGCCGACATCTATTGCACTACGGCTCATCTCAAGGTTCCTTACGTTCCCGGCACCGACCTTTACCCGGTCGAAACGATGCGCATCAAACGCGCCACGCTGCCGAGGATCGTGAATCACAACGTCGTCATGGCTTTCGACCACGACGTCAATTACCCGCTGGCTCGGATAACCGACCGCGGCGACGGCCTAAAAATCGAACCGGTCACAGGTGACTAA
- a CDS encoding methylmalonyl-CoA mutase family protein, with translation MAEKTRHKKSKPRFFTVSGVDIDELYGPDKIAGADNENYFWDHIGLPGEYPYTRGVHHTMYRTRLWTMRQFAGMGTPRQTNERFHYLLKAGGTGLSTAFDLPTLMGYDSDHTRSLGEVGKCGVAVDTLADMEIIFDKIDLSQVSTSMTINSPASILLAMYLCVAEKQGVPFDKVRGTLQNDILKEYIAQKEFIYPPWPSIRLITDMMDYCSKNVPQWNTISISGYHIREAGATAVQELAFTLADGFQYIESAIKAGQDVDEFAPRLSFFFNAHSDFFEEIAKYRAARRIYAKRMKNKYGAKNPRSWLLRFHTQTAGCSLTAQQPENNIVRVALQAMSGVLGGTQSLHTNSMDETLALPSEKAVKIALRTQQIIAHETGVPNTVDPLGGSYFVEALTDQMEAEAEKYFEEIDRRGGVVPCIEEGYLQREIAKAAYAFQQEIEEKQRIIVGVNDYVDEDEEVDIPILRIDREVEQEQCTFVKKIRAERDNEKVKQTLENLRQVAKGDGNTFEAILECSRVYTSLGEMCDVLREEWGEYVEPPSAMVAS, from the coding sequence ATCGCCGAGAAGACGCGTCATAAAAAATCAAAACCTCGTTTTTTCACCGTATCCGGCGTCGATATTGACGAGCTCTACGGCCCCGACAAAATCGCCGGCGCGGACAATGAAAATTATTTCTGGGACCATATCGGTCTTCCGGGCGAATATCCCTACACGCGCGGCGTGCATCATACCATGTACCGCACGCGGCTCTGGACGATGCGTCAGTTCGCCGGTATGGGGACACCTCGCCAGACCAACGAACGTTTTCACTATCTGCTCAAAGCCGGCGGCACCGGTCTTTCGACCGCGTTCGACCTGCCGACGCTGATGGGTTACGATTCGGATCATACTCGTTCACTCGGTGAAGTGGGCAAATGCGGTGTGGCGGTCGACACTTTGGCCGACATGGAGATAATTTTCGACAAAATCGATCTGAGTCAGGTTTCGACCTCGATGACCATCAACTCCCCTGCTTCGATTTTACTGGCTATGTATCTGTGCGTCGCCGAGAAGCAGGGAGTACCGTTCGATAAGGTTCGGGGTACGCTGCAGAACGATATCCTGAAAGAATACATCGCGCAGAAAGAGTTCATCTATCCGCCGTGGCCGTCGATTCGGTTGATCACGGATATGATGGATTACTGCTCGAAAAACGTCCCGCAGTGGAACACGATTTCCATCAGCGGTTATCACATCCGCGAGGCGGGAGCAACCGCCGTGCAGGAGCTGGCCTTTACCCTGGCCGACGGCTTCCAGTACATCGAGTCGGCGATCAAGGCGGGACAGGATGTGGATGAGTTCGCGCCGCGCCTGTCGTTCTTCTTCAACGCCCACAGCGATTTCTTCGAAGAGATTGCCAAATACCGCGCCGCGCGCCGCATCTACGCCAAGCGGATGAAGAACAAGTACGGCGCCAAGAACCCACGCTCCTGGCTGCTCCGCTTCCACACCCAGACGGCCGGTTGCTCGCTCACGGCGCAACAGCCGGAGAACAACATCGTCCGCGTCGCCCTGCAGGCGATGTCCGGCGTGCTGGGCGGAACGCAGTCGCTGCACACCAACTCGATGGATGAAACGCTGGCGCTGCCGTCGGAGAAAGCGGTCAAGATCGCCCTGCGGACGCAACAGATTATCGCCCATGAAACCGGCGTGCCGAACACGGTCGACCCGCTCGGCGGTTCGTATTTCGTCGAGGCGCTGACCGACCAGATGGAAGCCGAAGCCGAGAAGTATTTCGAAGAAATCGATCGGCGCGGCGGCGTGGTGCCGTGCATCGAGGAAGGGTATTTGCAGCGTGAGATCGCCAAGGCCGCGTACGCCTTCCAGCAGGAGATCGAAGAAAAACAGCGGATAATAGTCGGTGTCAACGACTACGTCGATGAGGACGAGGAAGTCGACATCCCGATTCTTCGCATCGACCGCGAGGTCGAGCAGGAGCAATGCACCTTCGTGAAGAAGATTCGGGCTGAGCGCGACAACGAGAAAGTCAAACAGACACTGGAAAACCTGCGCCAAGTGGCGAAGGGGGACGGCAACACGTTCGAGGCGATCCTTGAGTGCAGCCGGGTTTATACGAGTCTGGGTGAGATGTGCGATGTCCTGCGTGAGGAGTGGGGCGAGTACGTGGAGCCGCCGTCGGCCATGGTGGCGTCGTAA
- a CDS encoding biotin/lipoyl-binding protein has translation MAHYLVTVDGREYDIEIEYQQLRYEVVINGEQAIVQAYDLDETRRLLLIDDFSHEVDIRSNCLGNSRMVFMQGRDIQLDVEDFSLAQLRKTAGISSGPAIESVLKAPMPGLVLEVKVSPGDRIKKGQPLIIIEAMKMENVIKAPADVVITEIPAKVGDSVEKGDALVEFEV, from the coding sequence ATGGCGCATTATCTGGTTACGGTAGACGGCCGCGAGTACGATATCGAGATCGAATATCAGCAACTTCGATATGAAGTCGTAATCAACGGTGAACAAGCCATCGTGCAGGCATACGACCTGGATGAAACCCGTCGCCTGCTGTTAATCGACGATTTTTCGCATGAGGTGGATATCCGCTCCAACTGCCTCGGCAACTCGCGTATGGTTTTCATGCAAGGTCGCGACATCCAGCTCGACGTTGAAGATTTCAGCCTGGCGCAACTGCGTAAAACCGCCGGGATTTCCTCGGGGCCGGCCATCGAATCGGTACTCAAGGCGCCGATGCCCGGCCTGGTGCTGGAAGTAAAGGTCTCCCCCGGCGACCGGATCAAGAAGGGTCAGCCGCTGATAATCATCGAGGCCATGAAAATGGAAAACGTCATCAAAGCTCCGGCCGATGTCGTAATTACGGAAATTCCGGCCAAGGTGGGAGATTCGGTCGAGAAGGGTGACGCTCTCGTGGAGTTTGAAGTTTGA
- a CDS encoding cobalamin B12-binding domain-containing protein encodes MAEKIRVLLAKPGLDGHDRGIKVIAAAFRDAGFEVIYTGLRQTPQMIVDAAIQEDVDAVGVSILSGAHMTLFPAILDELKSRDAGDIILFGGGIIPEEDKAELEKLGIAKVFTPGAPTEEAIEFLRQAVAAKKG; translated from the coding sequence ATGGCAGAAAAAATCAGAGTTTTGCTGGCTAAACCGGGTCTCGACGGCCACGACCGCGGCATCAAAGTGATCGCGGCGGCGTTCCGCGACGCCGGGTTCGAGGTGATCTACACCGGCCTGCGCCAGACGCCGCAGATGATCGTCGACGCGGCGATTCAGGAGGATGTCGACGCGGTCGGCGTGTCGATCCTCTCCGGGGCGCACATGACCCTCTTCCCCGCCATCCTCGACGAGCTCAAGTCGCGCGATGCCGGCGATATCATTTTGTTCGGCGGCGGCATTATCCCCGAGGAAGACAAGGCGGAGTTGGAAAAGCTCGGTATAGCCAAGGTGTTCACGCCCGGCGCTCCGACCGAAGAGGCGATCGAGTTTTTGCGCCAGGCGGTGGCGGCCAAAAAGGGCTGA
- a CDS encoding acyl-CoA dehydrogenase family protein, giving the protein MEKNIDPRQQAVRDEVKAFAEKEIYPISEELDRMPEPRKFPRELYRKIGQAGFIGYCMPKELGGQGKSHLEYITLVEELCYHDAGVGLLCAVAELATAPIINFGNEEQKKKYVPKCAAGEIVPAFVLTEPEAGSDAANQKTEAVETGDGFVLNGEKIFIMHGDAADLGVVFCKVKDQPKLSAILVETDQPGWKARTLKNKMGMRAATTGGIHLTDVKAPRENLMGEFGKGFRYAMMTLDSARIGVAAQGVGIAQRALDESVAYSKKRIAFGAPIAKLQAIQWMIADMAVRLEAARGLCYKAVGMQDRGEKFSVLAAMAKLYCSETANFCVDRAMQIHAGYGYIGEFSQIEKLYRDQRVLEIYEGTSEVQRLVIAGNVIGH; this is encoded by the coding sequence ATGGAAAAGAATATCGATCCCCGCCAGCAGGCGGTCAGGGACGAGGTAAAAGCGTTTGCTGAAAAGGAAATTTATCCGATTTCCGAAGAGCTGGATCGCATGCCCGAACCGCGCAAATTCCCGCGCGAACTTTATCGTAAAATCGGCCAGGCCGGATTTATCGGCTATTGCATGCCCAAGGAACTGGGCGGCCAGGGCAAGTCGCACCTGGAGTATATTACGCTGGTCGAAGAGCTCTGTTATCACGATGCCGGCGTGGGCCTACTGTGCGCCGTAGCCGAACTGGCTACCGCCCCGATTATCAATTTCGGCAACGAAGAACAGAAAAAGAAATACGTGCCGAAGTGCGCCGCCGGTGAAATCGTTCCGGCGTTTGTGCTGACCGAACCGGAAGCCGGCTCCGACGCCGCCAACCAGAAGACCGAAGCGGTCGAGACCGGCGACGGTTTCGTGCTCAACGGCGAGAAGATTTTCATCATGCACGGCGACGCGGCCGACCTGGGCGTGGTGTTCTGCAAGGTCAAGGATCAGCCCAAGCTCTCCGCGATCCTGGTCGAGACCGACCAGCCGGGCTGGAAGGCCCGTACGTTGAAGAACAAGATGGGCATGCGCGCCGCGACCACCGGCGGGATTCACCTGACCGACGTCAAAGCCCCCAGGGAGAACCTGATGGGCGAGTTCGGCAAAGGCTTCCGTTATGCCATGATGACGCTCGACTCGGCCCGTATCGGCGTGGCTGCGCAGGGTGTCGGTATTGCGCAGCGGGCGCTCGATGAGTCGGTCGCATACTCCAAGAAACGTATCGCGTTCGGCGCTCCGATCGCCAAGCTCCAGGCGATTCAGTGGATGATCGCCGACATGGCGGTTCGTCTCGAAGCGGCTCGCGGCCTCTGCTACAAAGCGGTCGGCATGCAGGATCGCGGCGAGAAATTCAGTGTGCTCGCGGCCATGGCCAAGTTGTACTGCTCCGAAACGGCCAATTTCTGCGTTGATCGCGCTATGCAGATTCACGCCGGTTACGGTTATATCGGCGAGTTCTCGCAGATCGAAAAACTGTATCGCGACCAGCGCGTGCTGGAGATCTACGAAGGCACCTCGGAGGTCCAGCGCCTGGTTATTGCCGGCAACGTCATCGGACACTGA
- the accC gene encoding acetyl-CoA carboxylase biotin carboxylase subunit: MSQKIKKILIANRGEIAIRIVRACRDLKIKSVAVFSDTDRTAFHVRLADQAYHIGPSPSSESYLVHDKIIDAAKRSGADAIHPGYGFLAENAAFAQRCEDEGIIFIGPKPETITLLGDKLQAREAAMKAGLPVVPGATIEQDDLASAAAEAEKVGYPILIKAAAGGGGKGMRVVETPDEFAEGLQRASSEAKNAFGDGRVFIERYLKRPRHIEIQILCDRHGHYLHLGERECSIQRRHQKVIEEAPSPVMTPELRERMGAAAVSIARQTGYIGAGTCEFMVSRDLEFFFLEVNTRLQVEHPVTELVTGLDLVREQIAIAEDRPLSFRQEDVVMKGHAIECRIYAEDPQNGFVPSTGRLTNYRIPAGPGVRVDSGVVTSNEIPIYYDPMIAKLCTWGQNREEAIDRMKRALREYRVSGVETTIGFHQTIMDNVKFTAGDLSTSFLAEEYPDNDYTRINDYLARSAAIAAALDKFSRERKIASLTDQEASKWKVVHRKAHLRGMGGTD; the protein is encoded by the coding sequence ATGAGTCAGAAGATCAAAAAGATACTTATCGCCAATCGCGGTGAAATTGCCATTCGCATCGTTCGCGCCTGCCGTGATCTCAAGATCAAATCGGTAGCGGTTTTCTCCGACACCGACCGCACCGCTTTCCACGTGCGGCTGGCGGACCAGGCTTACCATATCGGTCCGTCCCCGTCGAGCGAGAGCTATCTCGTACACGATAAAATTATCGACGCGGCCAAACGCTCCGGAGCGGATGCGATTCATCCCGGTTATGGTTTCCTTGCCGAGAATGCGGCCTTTGCTCAACGCTGCGAAGACGAGGGGATCATTTTCATCGGTCCGAAGCCGGAAACGATCACCCTGCTCGGTGATAAATTGCAGGCTCGCGAGGCGGCCATGAAGGCCGGACTGCCGGTGGTGCCCGGTGCGACGATCGAACAGGATGATCTCGCTTCGGCCGCGGCCGAGGCGGAAAAGGTAGGCTACCCGATCCTGATCAAAGCCGCAGCGGGCGGCGGCGGCAAAGGAATGCGGGTGGTCGAAACCCCCGATGAATTCGCCGAGGGACTCCAGCGGGCTTCGAGCGAGGCAAAAAATGCTTTCGGCGACGGTCGGGTGTTTATTGAGCGTTATCTCAAACGCCCCCGGCATATTGAAATTCAGATCCTGTGCGACCGGCATGGTCATTACCTGCACCTGGGAGAACGTGAGTGCTCAATCCAGCGACGTCATCAGAAAGTTATCGAGGAGGCTCCGTCGCCGGTCATGACACCCGAATTGCGGGAGCGGATGGGAGCGGCGGCGGTCAGTATCGCACGCCAGACCGGCTATATCGGCGCCGGGACCTGTGAGTTCATGGTCAGCCGGGATTTGGAGTTTTTCTTCCTCGAAGTCAACACTCGTCTTCAGGTCGAACATCCCGTCACGGAACTGGTAACCGGGCTGGATCTGGTCCGGGAGCAGATAGCAATCGCAGAGGATCGGCCGCTGTCTTTCCGGCAGGAAGATGTGGTCATGAAAGGCCACGCTATCGAATGTCGTATCTACGCCGAGGATCCTCAGAACGGTTTCGTTCCGTCCACCGGACGTCTGACGAATTACCGCATCCCGGCCGGACCAGGCGTGCGAGTCGACAGCGGGGTGGTGACATCCAATGAGATTCCGATTTATTACGATCCGATGATCGCCAAGCTATGCACCTGGGGACAGAATCGCGAAGAGGCTATCGACCGCATGAAGCGGGCGCTGCGGGAGTATCGCGTATCCGGCGTTGAGACTACGATTGGATTCCATCAGACGATCATGGACAATGTCAAATTTACCGCCGGAGATCTTTCGACTTCGTTCCTGGCCGAAGAGTATCCCGACAACGATTACACTCGCATCAACGACTACCTGGCCCGCTCGGCCGCCATCGCCGCAGCGCTGGATAAATTCAGCCGTGAGCGTAAAATCGCATCGCTGACCGACCAGGAGGCATCGAAGTGGAAAGTCGTTCATCGTAAAGCGCACCTGCGCGGAATGGGAGGAACCGACTGA
- a CDS encoding acyl-CoA carboxylase subunit beta — protein sequence MSHQDKLDRLEKLRAESKLGGGQKRIDAQHAKGKLTARERIELLVDENSFEEFDPFVVHRSSDFGLDQQKFLGDGVVTGCGAINGRKVFLFSQDFTVFGGSLSEAHAEKICKIMKMAMKVGAPVIGLNDSGGARIQEGVVSLGGYADIFLLNTLASGVVPQISVVLGPCAGGAVYSPAITDFILMTKGTSYMFVTGPNVVKTVTHEEVTSEELGGADTHASKSGVAHWACENEADAVAKLKQLLRYIPQNNLEDPPRVECTDAFERQDEELNSIVPDNPNQPYDIKDVIERIVDGGSFFEVHADYAPSIVVGFAHLGGRSIGVIANQPAVMAGVLDISSSLKGARFIRFCDAFNIPLLTFEDVPGFLPGTDQEHGGIIKHGAKLLYAYCEATVPKVTVITRKAYGGAYDVMNSKHVRGDMNYAWPTAEIAVMGPKGAAEIIFKKDIAAASNPGAELQKKTDEFTEMFAHPYIAAGRGYVDDVIEPKTTRPRLIRAFQMLETKSDSNPPKKHGNIPL from the coding sequence GTGTCACACCAGGACAAATTGGACCGCCTCGAAAAACTACGCGCCGAGAGCAAGCTCGGCGGCGGACAAAAACGAATAGACGCCCAGCACGCCAAGGGCAAACTGACCGCTCGCGAGCGGATCGAACTCCTGGTCGATGAAAACTCCTTCGAGGAATTCGATCCGTTCGTCGTTCATCGTTCTTCGGATTTCGGTCTGGATCAGCAGAAATTTCTCGGTGACGGTGTCGTAACCGGATGCGGTGCGATCAACGGTCGCAAGGTGTTTCTCTTCTCGCAGGATTTCACCGTCTTCGGCGGCTCGCTTTCCGAGGCGCACGCCGAAAAAATCTGCAAGATCATGAAAATGGCGATGAAAGTCGGCGCTCCGGTGATCGGTCTCAACGATTCCGGCGGTGCCCGCATTCAGGAGGGAGTGGTGTCGCTCGGCGGCTATGCCGATATTTTTCTGCTCAACACGCTCGCCTCGGGAGTGGTACCACAAATCTCAGTCGTTCTCGGCCCCTGCGCGGGCGGCGCCGTGTATAGCCCGGCGATTACCGATTTCATCCTCATGACCAAGGGGACCTCGTATATGTTCGTGACCGGGCCCAACGTGGTCAAAACCGTAACGCACGAGGAAGTAACCTCCGAGGAACTGGGCGGGGCGGACACCCATGCCTCCAAATCCGGCGTGGCTCATTGGGCCTGTGAGAACGAGGCCGATGCGGTTGCCAAACTCAAACAACTCCTGCGTTACATCCCTCAAAACAATCTCGAGGATCCTCCCCGGGTCGAATGCACTGACGCTTTCGAGCGCCAGGACGAGGAGTTGAACAGCATTGTCCCCGATAATCCAAATCAGCCTTACGACATCAAAGACGTCATCGAGCGTATTGTCGACGGCGGTTCGTTTTTTGAAGTGCACGCCGACTATGCCCCGAGTATCGTGGTCGGATTCGCGCATCTTGGCGGTCGTTCGATCGGTGTGATCGCCAACCAGCCGGCCGTTATGGCGGGTGTTCTCGATATCAGCTCATCGCTCAAAGGGGCACGGTTCATTCGTTTCTGCGATGCTTTCAACATTCCGCTACTGACCTTCGAGGATGTCCCCGGCTTCCTGCCCGGCACCGACCAGGAACACGGCGGGATTATCAAACACGGCGCGAAACTACTCTATGCCTATTGTGAAGCGACCGTACCGAAAGTGACCGTGATCACCCGCAAGGCCTACGGCGGGGCATACGACGTGATGAATTCCAAACACGTTCGCGGCGACATGAACTATGCCTGGCCAACCGCCGAAATCGCGGTGATGGGCCCCAAGGGAGCGGCGGAAATCATCTTCAAAAAAGATATTGCGGCCGCTTCGAATCCCGGAGCGGAACTTCAGAAAAAGACCGATGAGTTTACCGAAATGTTCGCGCATCCTTATATTGCCGCCGGGCGCGGTTATGTCGATGATGTGATCGAGCCGAAAACCACACGGCCGCGTTTGATTCGAGCGTTCCAGATGCTTGAGACCAAAAGCGATTCGAATCCGCCCAAAAAACACGGCAACATTCCCTTGTAA
- a CDS encoding methylmalonyl-CoA mutase family protein, with product MAVKADLPSDLGDDRPGKYPYLRGVYPNMYRGRFWTMRQYAGFGTAVETNRRFRYLLERGQTGLSVAFDLATQIGYDSDHPMARGEVGRTGVAIDSIADMEVLFDQIPLDQVSTSMTINATAMILLAMYIAVGKKQGVEPSQLMGTVQNDILKEFIARGTHIFPPVPSMRLITDLFAYTNEHLPKYNTISISGYHIREAGSTAAQEIAFTLSDAIAYCETAIKAGLDIDDFAPRLSFFFASHNDLFEEVAKFRAARVLWAGIVKNRFKAKNPKSMLLRFHTQTGGSTLTAQQPENNIVRTAIQALAAVLGGTQSLHTNSYDEALGLPTEKSAEIALRTQQLLAYESGVALSADPLGGSYYVESLTEKMRQKAQEILDRIDALGGAVKCVQSGYYRNELAYAAYEHQKQIETGTRVVVGVNEFTSEKLDIPEVLKVDPEVEKRQVENLKKLKAARDQNKVKTCLDRLGEAAAGNENLMPLVIEAVENYVTVGEISDRFRQQWGEYRENL from the coding sequence GTGGCCGTAAAAGCCGACCTACCGTCGGATTTAGGTGACGACCGCCCGGGTAAATATCCATACCTGCGCGGCGTTTATCCGAACATGTATCGCGGTCGTTTCTGGACCATGCGCCAGTACGCCGGATTCGGCACGGCCGTCGAAACCAACCGGCGTTTTCGCTATCTGCTCGAAAGAGGCCAGACCGGCCTTTCGGTAGCATTCGACCTGGCGACACAGATCGGGTATGACTCGGATCATCCCATGGCACGCGGCGAGGTGGGACGCACCGGTGTGGCAATCGACTCCATCGCCGACATGGAGGTGCTGTTCGACCAGATTCCCCTGGACCAGGTCTCGACCTCGATGACCATCAACGCCACCGCCATGATTCTCCTGGCGATGTACATCGCGGTCGGCAAGAAACAGGGAGTCGAACCGAGTCAATTGATGGGAACGGTGCAAAACGACATCTTGAAGGAGTTCATCGCTCGCGGCACGCATATTTTCCCGCCGGTGCCCTCGATGCGACTCATCACCGACCTGTTCGCCTACACCAACGAGCATTTACCGAAATACAACACGATCAGCATTTCCGGCTATCATATCCGCGAAGCCGGTTCCACGGCGGCCCAGGAGATTGCCTTTACCCTCTCCGACGCCATCGCCTATTGTGAGACCGCGATCAAGGCGGGACTCGATATTGATGATTTTGCCCCGCGCTTGTCGTTTTTCTTCGCCTCTCACAACGACCTGTTCGAGGAAGTGGCCAAGTTTCGCGCGGCGCGTGTTCTCTGGGCGGGGATTGTTAAAAACCGTTTCAAGGCAAAGAATCCCAAGTCGATGCTGCTCCGCTTTCATACTCAGACAGGCGGCTCCACCCTCACGGCCCAGCAGCCGGAGAACAACATCGTCCGTACGGCAATTCAGGCCCTGGCGGCGGTGCTGGGTGGCACCCAGTCGCTGCACACCAACTCATACGACGAAGCGCTCGGTCTCCCGACCGAGAAATCGGCTGAAATCGCTCTGCGCACTCAGCAGTTGCTGGCTTATGAGTCCGGCGTAGCCCTTTCCGCCGATCCGCTCGGCGGTTCGTATTACGTCGAGTCGTTGACGGAGAAAATGCGGCAGAAAGCCCAGGAGATTCTGGATCGTATCGATGCTCTCGGCGGCGCCGTTAAATGCGTGCAATCGGGTTATTATCGGAACGAGTTGGCGTACGCGGCGTATGAACATCAGAAACAAATCGAGACCGGAACCCGCGTGGTGGTCGGCGTCAACGAGTTCACTTCGGAGAAACTCGACATTCCCGAAGTGTTGAAAGTTGACCCGGAGGTCGAAAAGAGGCAGGTTGAAAACCTGAAAAAGCTCAAGGCGGCACGCGATCAGAATAAGGTCAAAACCTGTCTTGACCGTCTGGGAGAAGCGGCTGCCGGCAATGAAAATCTGATGCCGCTCGTGATCGAAGCGGTGGAAAACTATGTGACGGTTGGAGAAATCTCCGATCGGTTCCGTCAACAATGGGGTGAATACCGTGAGAACCTTTAG